In Sphingopyxis sp. FD7, a single window of DNA contains:
- a CDS encoding molybdenum ABC transporter ATP-binding protein, which produces MAIDIDVEKRLGERSIAARFAAGPGLTALFGPSGAGKTTILNMVAGLLRPDRGHIRVGERSLFGPGVDLAPEARRIGYVFQDGRLFPHKRVRANLLYGHDLAGPAHRWMGFDEAMAFLGIDHLLGRWPQSLSGGEAQRVAIGRALLAGPELLLMDEPLASLDAARRDEIMAVIERIRDELRVPILYVSHDRAEVERLATEIVPIGE; this is translated from the coding sequence GTGGCGATTGATATCGACGTCGAGAAGCGGCTGGGCGAGCGCAGCATCGCCGCGCGCTTCGCCGCAGGGCCGGGGCTGACGGCGCTGTTCGGGCCGTCGGGGGCGGGCAAGACGACTATCCTCAACATGGTCGCCGGACTGCTCCGCCCCGATCGCGGCCATATCCGCGTCGGCGAACGCAGCTTGTTCGGTCCCGGCGTCGATCTGGCGCCGGAGGCGCGGCGCATCGGCTATGTCTTTCAGGACGGACGGCTCTTTCCGCACAAGCGCGTGCGCGCGAACCTGCTTTATGGTCATGATCTTGCAGGCCCCGCGCACCGCTGGATGGGGTTCGACGAGGCGATGGCCTTCCTCGGCATCGACCATCTGCTGGGGCGCTGGCCGCAAAGCCTGTCGGGCGGCGAGGCGCAGCGGGTCGCGATCGGGCGTGCGCTGCTCGCGGGGCCGGAACTGCTGCTGATGGACGAACCGCTCGCGTCGCTCGACGCCGCGCGGCGCGACGAGATCATGGCCGTGATCGAGCGCATCCGCGACGAGCTGCGCGTGCCGATCCTCTACGTCAGCCACGACCGCGCCGAGGTCGAACGGCTGGCGACCGAGATCGTGCCGATCGGCGAATAA
- the phhA gene encoding phenylalanine 4-monooxygenase yields MESHFTHVHETPPSGAAADWTIPQNWDAFTAAEHAMWDRLFARQSAMLPGRASEAFLRGIDVLKLEKPGIPDYRELNARLMAATGWQVVAVPGLVPDDVFFDHLANRRFPAGNFIRTPDQLDYLQEPDVFHDVFGHVPMLADPVFADYMVAYGEGGLRSLKFDALKQLARLYWYTVEFGLIREAGALRIYGAGIVSSYAESIFALESDSPNRIGFDLARVMRTDYRIDDFQQNYFVIDSLEQLLDVTVNTDFAPLYAANAALPPIPIADILPGDAVVTRGTQEYALAKSG; encoded by the coding sequence ATGGAAAGCCATTTTACCCACGTTCACGAAACGCCGCCGTCGGGCGCCGCGGCCGACTGGACGATTCCGCAGAACTGGGACGCCTTCACCGCCGCCGAACATGCGATGTGGGACCGGCTGTTCGCGCGCCAGTCGGCGATGCTGCCCGGTCGCGCTTCGGAGGCATTCTTGCGCGGCATCGACGTGCTCAAGCTCGAAAAGCCGGGCATCCCCGATTACCGCGAGCTCAACGCGCGGCTGATGGCGGCGACCGGGTGGCAGGTCGTGGCGGTGCCGGGACTGGTGCCCGACGACGTGTTTTTCGACCATCTCGCGAACCGGCGCTTTCCCGCGGGCAATTTCATCCGTACCCCCGACCAGCTCGATTACCTCCAGGAACCCGATGTCTTTCATGACGTGTTCGGTCATGTTCCGATGCTCGCCGACCCGGTGTTCGCCGACTATATGGTGGCCTATGGGGAAGGAGGCCTGCGCAGTCTGAAGTTCGATGCGCTGAAACAGCTGGCGCGGCTTTACTGGTACACGGTCGAATTCGGGCTGATCCGCGAAGCCGGGGCCTTGCGCATCTATGGCGCGGGCATCGTTTCCTCCTATGCGGAAAGCATTTTTGCGCTTGAATCGGACAGCCCGAACCGCATCGGCTTCGACCTCGCGCGCGTGATGCGCACCGATTACCGGATTGACGATTTTCAGCAGAATTATTTTGTGATCGACAGCCTCGAACAGTTGCTCGACGTGACCGTGAACACCGACTTCGCGCCGCTCTATGCCGCGAACGCCGCGCTGCCGCCGATCCCGATTGCCGACATCTTGCCCGGCGACGCGGTGGTCACCCGCGGCACGCAGGAATATGCCCTCGCCAAGAGCGGCTGA
- a CDS encoding 50S ribosomal protein L11 methyltransferase, with protein sequence MNWIASLPCTRAEAEALSGEIPALDALTQPPVVVTREIDEDSGRWQLDVYLDNKPDAALLDLLRSLVPSARDDMPIVEPLPEADWVKISQQGLEPVRAGRFFVHTSSFADRIPPGTTPFLIDASQAFGTGGHDTTAGCLAMLDRLARQGASPRNIADIGTGTGLLAFAAMSLWPRARTIASDIDPASIFVTRDNAAINGVPLGRGGGRLALAVAPGTDHPAIRHRVPYDLVVANILAGPLITLAPDIAAATAPGGHAILAGLIARQMDPVLAAYRAQGFRLAARGGSAEWPCLLLVKRRRYGWRRKERALHRASPSDASFGSW encoded by the coding sequence ATGAACTGGATCGCTTCCCTCCCCTGCACCCGCGCCGAGGCCGAAGCGCTGTCGGGCGAGATACCGGCACTCGATGCGCTGACCCAGCCTCCGGTGGTGGTTACGCGCGAGATCGACGAGGATTCGGGGCGGTGGCAGCTCGACGTCTATCTGGACAACAAGCCCGACGCGGCGCTGCTGGACCTCCTCCGCTCGCTCGTTCCAAGCGCCAGGGACGATATGCCGATCGTCGAGCCATTGCCCGAAGCGGATTGGGTCAAGATATCGCAGCAGGGCCTCGAGCCCGTCCGCGCGGGCCGCTTCTTTGTCCATACCAGCAGTTTTGCCGACCGCATACCGCCTGGCACGACCCCCTTTCTGATCGACGCGAGCCAGGCGTTCGGCACCGGTGGGCACGATACGACGGCGGGCTGCCTTGCGATGCTCGACCGGCTGGCGCGGCAGGGCGCAAGCCCGCGCAACATCGCCGATATCGGGACCGGCACCGGGCTGCTCGCCTTTGCCGCCATGTCGCTCTGGCCGCGCGCGCGCACGATCGCGTCGGACATCGACCCCGCAAGCATCTTTGTCACCCGCGACAATGCCGCGATCAACGGCGTGCCACTGGGCCGCGGCGGCGGACGGCTCGCGCTCGCGGTCGCACCGGGGACCGACCATCCGGCGATCCGTCACCGCGTGCCCTATGACCTTGTTGTCGCGAACATTCTTGCCGGGCCGCTGATCACGCTTGCCCCCGATATCGCAGCCGCGACCGCGCCGGGCGGCCATGCGATCCTCGCGGGACTGATCGCGCGCCAGATGGATCCCGTGCTCGCTGCCTATCGCGCGCAGGGCTTTCGCCTCGCTGCGCGCGGCGGCAGCGCCGAATGGCCGTGCCTGCTGCTCGTCAAGCGTCGCCGCTATGGCTGGCGGCGCAAAGAACGCGCGCTGCACCGCGCCAGCCCGTCGGACGCGAGTTTCGGGAGCTGGTAG
- a CDS encoding SDR family NAD(P)-dependent oxidoreductase, which translates to MPTHILITGASRGIGAAIAKALSTDATKVVALSSADGDLADPAAPDRLWQTSLDRLGGRIDILVNNAGVFEANPIDAADADWLANWNRTMQVNLTASAQLCRCAVLHWQARQSGGRIVNIASRAAYRGDSPAHWHYAASKAGMVAMTKTIARAYAREGILAFAICPGFTMTGMADDYLESRGGDKLLADIPLGRVAAPDEVAETARWCAMEAPASMTGAVLDINGASYVR; encoded by the coding sequence ATGCCAACCCACATCCTGATCACCGGCGCGAGCCGCGGCATTGGCGCGGCGATCGCCAAAGCGCTGAGCACCGACGCAACGAAGGTGGTCGCGCTGTCGAGCGCCGACGGCGACCTGGCCGACCCTGCGGCCCCCGACCGGTTGTGGCAGACGAGCCTCGACCGGCTGGGCGGGCGCATCGACATACTCGTCAACAACGCCGGGGTGTTCGAGGCGAACCCCATTGACGCGGCCGACGCCGACTGGCTCGCGAACTGGAACCGCACGATGCAGGTCAACCTCACCGCCAGCGCGCAGCTCTGCCGCTGCGCGGTGCTGCACTGGCAGGCGCGCCAGTCGGGCGGACGCATCGTCAATATCGCGAGCCGGGCGGCGTATCGCGGCGACAGCCCCGCGCACTGGCACTATGCCGCATCGAAAGCGGGAATGGTTGCGATGACCAAGACGATCGCACGCGCCTATGCCAGGGAGGGCATCCTTGCCTTTGCGATCTGCCCCGGCTTCACGATGACGGGCATGGCCGACGACTATCTGGAAAGCCGCGGCGGCGACAAATTGCTCGCCGACATTCCGCTGGGACGCGTCGCGGCGCCCGATGAAGTGGCCGAAACGGCGCGCTGGTGCGCGATGGAGGCACCCGCGTCGATGACCGGCGCGGTGCTCGACATCAATGGCGCGAGCTATGTGCGCTGA
- a CDS encoding methyl-accepting chemotaxis protein gives MVKDSPIHKQQIEPILMSERFPYYDLDGRLAADAAEIHAIVGGREEAVARAYWDAFNALPNMDRRVEGELYDRYVRGSARHASVKYADAAGQEAATIACQNTHMARRVKMPLASVMSCIAESQRLTIEYVVEACIGDAERLARLTSAINRLALLEFDIMQRYASKLDRAVISGERQTLARDFDRSIASLVQDTEGVREQLARQAASADQAAKGMIAKTSEVAAASEQSAMAMREAASTAAGLIRAIEDARSEVEASASVATRASEQAGEAVAMSEALSHHAESIESILGLIREIAGQTNLLALNATIEAARAGESGRGFAVVAQEVKSLANETARATDDIAGKIAAIQQATRGSVSANQSIQQTIVEVQRSAQRIREAMDAQAQTVTSITAAVDETALAADSMSSTIASIRNDSGMVASEISVLSQEFAKMGGRLQQLEQAASEFSRRVA, from the coding sequence ATGGTGAAGGACAGTCCGATTCACAAACAGCAGATCGAGCCGATTTTGATGTCGGAGCGCTTTCCTTATTATGATCTCGACGGCCGGCTGGCCGCAGACGCGGCCGAAATCCATGCCATCGTCGGCGGCCGCGAGGAAGCCGTCGCGCGGGCCTATTGGGATGCGTTCAATGCGCTGCCGAACATGGATCGCCGTGTCGAAGGCGAGCTTTACGACCGCTATGTCCGCGGTAGCGCCCGCCACGCCTCGGTCAAATATGCCGACGCGGCCGGACAGGAAGCCGCGACGATCGCCTGTCAGAATACGCATATGGCGCGGCGCGTCAAAATGCCGCTTGCCTCGGTCATGTCGTGCATCGCCGAAAGCCAGCGACTGACAATCGAATATGTCGTCGAGGCCTGTATCGGCGACGCCGAACGGCTGGCACGGCTGACAAGCGCCATCAACCGCCTTGCGCTGCTCGAGTTCGACATCATGCAGCGATACGCCAGCAAGCTTGATCGCGCCGTGATTTCCGGCGAACGACAGACGCTCGCGCGCGACTTTGACCGCTCGATCGCCTCTCTGGTGCAGGATACGGAAGGCGTGCGCGAGCAGCTCGCCAGGCAGGCGGCTTCGGCCGACCAGGCGGCGAAGGGCATGATCGCCAAGACGAGCGAGGTCGCCGCAGCGTCCGAACAGTCGGCGATGGCGATGCGCGAAGCGGCATCGACCGCCGCGGGGCTGATCCGCGCGATCGAGGATGCACGCAGCGAAGTCGAAGCCTCGGCCAGTGTCGCGACGCGCGCGTCGGAACAGGCGGGCGAAGCGGTCGCCATGTCCGAGGCGCTGTCGCACCACGCCGAATCGATCGAGTCGATCCTGGGACTGATCCGCGAGATTGCCGGGCAGACCAACCTGCTCGCGCTCAACGCCACTATCGAAGCCGCGCGCGCGGGTGAATCGGGCCGTGGCTTTGCCGTCGTCGCGCAGGAGGTGAAAAGCCTCGCCAACGAAACCGCGCGCGCGACCGACGATATCGCGGGCAAGATCGCCGCGATCCAGCAGGCGACGCGCGGGTCGGTAAGCGCGAACCAGTCGATCCAGCAGACGATCGTTGAAGTCCAACGCTCGGCGCAACGCATCCGCGAGGCGATGGACGCGCAGGCGCAGACGGTGACTTCGATCACCGCCGCAGTCGACGAAACCGCGCTGGCCGCCGACAGCATGTCGTCGACGATCGCCAGCATCCGCAACGATTCGGGCATGGTCGCGAGCGAGATCAGTGTGCTGAGTCAGGAGTTCGCCAAGATGGGTGGACGGTTGCAACAGCTCGAACAGGCGGCCAGCGAGTTCAGCCGCCGGGTGGCGTAA
- a CDS encoding Lrp/AsnC family transcriptional regulator, which translates to MIDRIDAKLLHLLQRKGPKPAAELGEIVGLSPSACHRRIRALEAAGIITGYAARLSPERIGLGLDVFVDISLTSQSEEALTAFESAVKSFDEILECQLLSGASDYRLRVAARSVADFDRLHRHCLSRLPGVAAMHSAFALRTIKAFEGYPVSAAG; encoded by the coding sequence ATGATTGATCGGATCGATGCAAAGCTGCTTCATCTGCTCCAGCGCAAGGGACCGAAACCTGCCGCCGAACTCGGCGAGATCGTCGGGCTGTCGCCGTCGGCGTGCCACCGCCGCATCCGCGCGCTCGAGGCGGCGGGAATCATTACCGGCTATGCCGCGCGGCTGTCGCCCGAACGCATCGGGCTGGGACTGGACGTCTTCGTCGACATCAGCCTGACCTCGCAGAGCGAGGAAGCGCTGACGGCGTTCGAGAGCGCGGTCAAAAGTTTCGACGAGATATTGGAATGCCAGCTCTTGTCGGGCGCCTCCGATTATCGGCTGCGCGTCGCGGCGCGCAGCGTCGCCGATTTCGACCGGCTGCACCGCCATTGCCTGTCGCGCCTGCCGGGCGTGGCGGCGATGCACAGCGCCTTTGCGTTGCGCACGATCAAGGCGTTCGAGGGCTATCCGGTCTCCGCCGCGGGTTAA
- the ald gene encoding alanine dehydrogenase, giving the protein MIIGTPKEIKNHEYRVGLTPESARELVVHGHRVLVQTGAGEGIGAHDRFYVEAGAEIVPTAEEIFAAADMVVKVKEPQPGERAMLREGQILYTYLHLAPDPDQTRDLMKSGAVCIAYETVTSPHGGLPLLKPMSQVAGRMSIQAGATALEKAHGGRGVLLGGVPGVAPGKVCVIGGGVVGFNAAQMAAGLGADVTILDRDPEVLERVGTFFEARAKTRFSNRANLAECVAEADLVIGAVLIPGAEAPKLVTREMLGTMRPGSVLVDVAIDQGGCFETSHATTHADPTYVIDGIVHYAVANMPGAVARTSTYALNNVTLPHALRIADLGWKEALKRDVHLAQGLNVWNGKVTFEAVAAAIGTDYVPVEQALA; this is encoded by the coding sequence ATGATCATCGGCACCCCGAAGGAAATCAAGAATCACGAATATCGCGTCGGGCTGACCCCCGAAAGCGCGCGCGAGCTCGTCGTCCACGGCCACCGCGTCCTGGTGCAGACCGGCGCGGGCGAAGGCATCGGTGCGCACGACCGCTTTTATGTCGAAGCGGGCGCCGAGATCGTCCCGACGGCGGAAGAGATTTTTGCGGCCGCCGACATGGTCGTGAAAGTCAAGGAGCCGCAGCCAGGCGAGCGCGCGATGCTGCGCGAGGGGCAGATCCTCTACACCTATCTCCACCTCGCCCCCGACCCCGACCAGACGCGCGACCTGATGAAATCGGGCGCGGTGTGCATCGCCTATGAAACGGTCACCAGCCCGCACGGCGGGTTGCCGCTCTTGAAGCCGATGAGCCAGGTCGCGGGGCGCATGTCGATCCAGGCGGGCGCCACCGCGCTCGAAAAGGCGCATGGCGGTCGCGGGGTGTTGCTCGGCGGCGTCCCCGGCGTCGCGCCGGGCAAGGTGTGCGTGATCGGGGGCGGCGTCGTCGGCTTCAACGCGGCGCAAATGGCGGCGGGGCTCGGCGCCGACGTCACCATCCTCGACCGCGATCCCGAAGTGCTCGAACGCGTCGGCACCTTTTTCGAGGCACGCGCCAAGACGCGCTTCTCGAACCGCGCCAACCTGGCGGAATGCGTCGCCGAAGCCGACCTGGTGATCGGCGCGGTGCTGATCCCCGGCGCCGAAGCGCCCAAGCTGGTGACGCGCGAGATGCTCGGGACGATGCGGCCCGGCTCGGTGCTCGTCGACGTTGCGATCGACCAGGGCGGATGTTTTGAAACCAGCCATGCGACCACGCACGCCGATCCAACCTATGTGATCGACGGCATCGTCCATTATGCGGTGGCCAACATGCCGGGCGCGGTCGCGCGCACCAGCACCTATGCGCTGAACAATGTCACTTTGCCGCACGCGCTGCGCATCGCCGATCTCGGCTGGAAGGAAGCTTTGAAACGCGACGTGCATCTTGCGCAGGGTTTGAACGTTTGGAATGGTAAGGTGACGTTCGAAGCCGTAGCGGCAGCGATCGGAACCGATTATGTGCCTGTCGAACAGGCACTCGCCTGA
- a CDS encoding FMN-dependent NADH-azoreductase, with protein sequence MSNILRIDASARTSGSTTRQLTDQLVARLVEQGYGAAVTTRDLALAPPALLTESWVGANFTDETERSDEQKAALASSDELIAELEAADTIVIGVPVYNFAIPASLKAWVDLIARARRTFRYTENGPEGLLKGKKAWLVVASGGVPVGSDHDFATGYLRHVLGFVGITDVTIIAADQQMMDGEAIARATSAIEALQQAA encoded by the coding sequence ATCGATGCCAGCGCCCGCACCAGCGGATCGACCACGCGCCAGCTCACCGACCAGCTCGTCGCACGCCTCGTCGAACAGGGCTATGGCGCGGCGGTCACCACCCGCGACCTGGCGCTGGCCCCGCCCGCGCTGCTCACCGAAAGCTGGGTCGGCGCCAATTTCACCGACGAGACCGAGCGCAGCGACGAGCAGAAGGCCGCGCTCGCGAGCTCCGACGAGCTGATCGCCGAACTGGAAGCGGCGGACACCATCGTCATCGGCGTGCCCGTCTATAATTTCGCGATCCCCGCGTCGCTCAAGGCCTGGGTCGACCTGATCGCCCGCGCCCGCCGCACCTTCCGCTACACCGAGAACGGTCCCGAAGGGCTGCTGAAGGGAAAGAAGGCCTGGCTGGTCGTCGCGTCGGGCGGCGTGCCCGTTGGCAGCGACCATGATTTCGCCACCGGATACCTCCGCCACGTCCTCGGCTTCGTCGGCATCACCGATGTCACGATCATCGCCGCCGACCAGCAGATGATGGACGGCGAGGCGATCGCGCGCGCGACCTCGGCGATCGAGGCGCTGCAACAGGCCGCCTGA